A region from the Immundisolibacter sp. genome encodes:
- a CDS encoding acyloxyacyl hydrolase, whose translation MLDIARNVFAGLGLCAALAAPACAQYRTELSTGWGNDNTRLLRLGVARDWQQTWFTDGNWQLSGHWLAEIGYWNSDERNHQNDNLWEVALTPVLRLAPKATTGLRPYLEAGVGGHLLSETRIGERKLSTAWQFGSHIGTGVNCGQFAIGYRFQHLSNASIKRPNDGIDFHMLTASMAF comes from the coding sequence ATGCTTGATATCGCACGCAACGTGTTTGCGGGCCTTGGTCTGTGCGCGGCACTTGCCGCTCCCGCCTGTGCACAATACCGCACTGAACTGAGCACCGGTTGGGGCAACGACAACACGCGGCTGCTTCGCCTGGGCGTGGCGCGCGACTGGCAGCAGACCTGGTTTACCGATGGCAACTGGCAGCTTTCCGGCCACTGGCTGGCCGAGATCGGTTACTGGAACAGCGATGAGCGCAACCACCAGAACGACAATCTGTGGGAAGTCGCCCTCACGCCGGTGCTGCGCCTGGCACCCAAAGCCACTACGGGCCTGCGCCCATACCTGGAGGCTGGCGTCGGCGGACACCTGCTGTCCGAGACCCGAATCGGCGAACGGAAACTGTCAACCGCCTGGCAGTTTGGCAGCCACATCGGCACTGGCGTGAATTGCGGCCAATTCGCGATCGGCTACCGCTTCCAGCATCTGTCGAATGCCAGCATCAAGCGGCCCAACGACGGCATCGATTTCCACATGCTGACGGCCAGCATGGCATTCTGA
- a CDS encoding cytochrome c, giving the protein MRDFDRNNRRFRFALWAAVPLLLGVGATRAADEISETQRQDFYAYCASCHGPMGRGDGPVASALKKRPADLTQLAKNNNGSFPYARVRTVIDGRGQAVGIHGPAEMPVWGERFSKDGKNDPQVRGQILSIVDYVASIQEK; this is encoded by the coding sequence ATGCGTGACTTTGACAGGAATAACCGCCGGTTTCGTTTTGCTCTTTGGGCCGCCGTGCCACTGTTATTGGGTGTTGGTGCCACCCGCGCGGCTGATGAAATCAGTGAGACGCAGCGCCAGGATTTTTATGCCTATTGCGCATCCTGTCATGGCCCTATGGGGCGTGGGGACGGGCCGGTGGCCTCAGCGTTGAAGAAACGACCCGCTGACCTCACGCAACTGGCCAAAAATAACAATGGCAGCTTCCCTTATGCCCGAGTACGCACCGTGATCGACGGTCGTGGCCAAGCGGTCGGCATCCACGGTCCCGCCGAAATGCCAGTGTGGGGTGAGCGTTTTAGCAAGGACGGCAAGAACGACCCGCAGGTCCGCGGGCAAATTCTCAGCATCGTCGATTACGTGGCCAGCATCCAGGAGAAATGA